The Hymenobacter sp. DG01 sequence GAAAGAAAATAAGATAGGAGCGGTTCTTGAGCAGGCCAATGGCATCGAGGCCCAGCATGTCGCCCAGGGAAGTGGACTGGCCGCGCTTTACTGGTGGGGTAGCGGGCAAGGTGAAGCTAAACACGCCCAGCAGGGCCGAGGCTCCGGCCGCCATCAGGAAGGTGCTCTGCAGGCTGCCGCTTTGCTCCCAGTTCAGCCAGCCAATAGTGAGGCCGGCCACAATCCAGCCCAGCGTACCCAGTACCCGGATGGTGGCAAACTCCTTCTGCGGGTTCTGCATCTGCCGAAACGCAATGGAGTTCACCAGGGCCAGCGTGGGCATGTACAGCACCATATAGGTGAGAATGTTAGGGTAGAAAGAGCTGAAGTCGGGGGCGGTGGAGGCCCGCCACAGCAGCAGCGCCCCGGCCAGGTGCAGCACCCCCAGAATCTTCTGGGCCGAGAAAAAACGGTCGGCAATGAGCCCAATGATGAACGGGGCCACAATGGCGCCAATGGACTGAGTCAGAAATGCTACCCCCACCTGGGTGCCCGAAGCGCTAAGATTACGCAGCAGGTAAGTGCCCAGCGTCACGAACCACGCACCCCAGATAAAAAACTCCAGGAACATCATGATAGACAGCTTAATCCGGGTCGTGGCATTCATACGTGGTGGGGTTTGGGAAAGGAATGGGGGTAGGGGAGCTGCTGGTCAGGTCGCTATCCGTCATCCTGAGCGGGAGCGAAGGACCTCTACAGAAGGTAATTGCTAACAGTGGAGGTCCTTCGCTTCACTCAGGATGACAGGCGCGGTACTTGCGGAAAAACTACTTCAGGCTCAGGATGTAGCGGGTCATTTCCTCGGCATCGGCTTCAGAGAGGCCGGGGTGGGGCGTCATGGCAATATCGCCCCAGTTGCCTTTGCCGCCCTGAATAACTTTCTGGGCCAGCATCTTCACGTTGGCGGGGGTGTTGGGGTACTTCTCCGCTACGGCTTTGTAGGCCGGGCCGAGCAGCTTATCGTTTTCGCGGTGGCAGCCGGTGCAGTCGGCGCCTTCAATCAGCTTGGCACCCCGGGCTACCGCGCCGCCGGTGGGCGCCGTGCCAATTTTGGTGGCGTTGGTATCTATCTGAGGCTGATGGGCTACGGCCGTGACGTTGGAGCCGGTGGTGCTGTCGGTGTTCAGGGTTTCTTCGGAGTCGGCGAGGGTATATTCCTCCTTGCCTTTACCGGCGGTTTTATCCGATTCAGAACCACACGAAGCCAAGGCGGCACAGAAACTCAAAAGCAGAAAAGCGTTTTTCATAGGAACAGAAGCAGAGAAAGTTACAGACCGAGCAACTGGCGGTTACGGGCCTCGTCGGTGCCGGCCGCCGCGAAGTCATCGAAAGCCTTGTCGGTGACGCGGATGATGTGGTTTTGGATGAAAGCTGCGCCTTCGCGGGCGCCGTCTTCGGGGTGCTTAAGGGCGCATTCCCACTCCAGCACGGCCCAGCCAGGGAAGTCGTACTGCGCCATCTTACTGAAAACGGCCTTGAAATCCACCTGCCCGTCGCCGAGGGAGCGGAAGCGGCCGGCGCGGTCCACCCAGCTCTGGTAGCCCCCGTACACGCCCTGGCGGCCGGTGGGGTTGAACTCCGCATCCTTGACGTGAAAAGCCCGAATCCGCTCGTGGTAGATGTCGATGTACTCCAGGTAGTCGAGGCACTGAAGCACGAAGTGGGAGGGGTCGTAGAGCAGGCAGGCGCGGGGGTGCTGCCGCACTTTCTCCAGGAACATCTCGTAGCTGATGCCATCGTGCAGGTCCTCGCCGGCATGCACCTCGTAGCACACATCCACCCCGCACTCGTCAAACGTGTTCAGAATGGGCAGCCAGCGTCGGGCCAACTCTGTAAAGCCAGTTTCCACGATGCTGGCCGGGCGTTGAGGCCAGGGGTACACCATGGGCCAGAGCAGGGCCCCACTGAAAGTGGCGTGGGCCGTGAGCCCCAGGTTCTGCGAGGCTTTGGCCGCGTACTTCAACTGCTGCACGGCCCACTCCTGGCGGGCGGCGGGGTTGCCGCGCAGGGCTTCGGGCGCGAAGCCATCGAACAGCTGATCATACGCTGGGTTTACGGCCACCAGTTGGCCTTGTAGGTGGGTTGAAAGCTCCGTGATTTCGAGGCCGGCGGCCTGCACCTTGCCTTTCAGCTCGTCGGCGTAGGTCTGGCTTTCGGCGGCCAGCTGCAAGTCAATAAAGCGCTTATCGAGGGTAGGCAGCTGCACGCCCTTAAAGCCCAGGGAGCTGGCCCACTGACAGATAGACTCCAGGCTATTGAACGGCGGCTCGTCGGAAATAAACTGCGCCAGGAAAATGGCGGGTCCCTTGATGGTTTTCATACGCAGCTATACGGTAAACTCAGTCCACTTCTGATCGGAGCGGCCCGAGGCAATTACGTTTTCAATAAAGGCCATGCCGCGCACTCCTTCCGCAATACCGGGGTAGTCGAGGGCTTCGGGCGGGGCAAGGGTGCCGCTGAGGTCGGCTTGCAGGCTGAGGGCGAAGTTGCGGTAGAGGTTGGCAAAGGCTTCGAGGTAGCCCTCGGGGTGGCCGGCCGGGGTGCGGGTGTTGTGGCGGGCGTAGGAGCTCGTGTAGCCGGCACCGGTCCGGCGAATTTCCGTGGGGCGGTCCAGCCACTTTACTAGCAGCGTATTGGCGTCGGCCTGCTGCCATTCCAGCCCACCTTTCTCGCCGTACACCCGCAGTCGCAGGTTGTTTTCCTCGCCGGCCGCCACTTGGGTAGCTACCAGCACCCCGCTGGCCCCACCCGTCAGGCGCAGCAGCACGGCCCCATCATCGTCGAGCTGGCGACCGGGCACTACCGTGTTGATGTCGGCGCAGAGCTGGGTGACCGTCAGACCCGTTACGTACTCCAGCAGGTTGAAGGCGTGGGTGCCAATGTCGCCCATAGCGCCGGCCACGCCGCTGCGGGCGGGGTCGGTGCGCCAGGAGGCCTGCTTGTTGGCGCCGCCTTCCTCGAAGGTGCTCAGCCAGCCCTGCGGATACTCCACGTAGGCCTTCCGAATGGTGCCCAGCTCGCCGGAAGCTACCAACTGCCGGGCCTCTTTCACCATGGGGTAGCCCGTGTAAGTATGCGTCAGGCAAAAGCGGCAGCCACTGGCGGCGGCTACCTGCTCCAGCTCCCGGGCCTCGGCCAGGGAAAACGTCATGGGCTTATCCAGCACAACGTGAAAGCCATTTTCCAGGGCCAGTTTGGCCGGCGCAAAGTGCAGGTGGTTGGGTGTCACGATGGATATCACCTGCACCCGCTCGGCTTCCGGCCGCTGTTTTTCCTGCTGAATCAGCTCCTCGTAGGAGATATAGACCCGCTCGGGGGGTAGCCCCAGCAGGTGCCCGCTGGCTTTCGAGGTTTCGGGGTTGCTGCTGAACGCGCCGGCTACCAGCTCATACAGTCCATCGAGGGCAGCGGCGTGCCGGTGCACGGCCCCGATAAAGGCCCCCTGCCCGCCGCCAATCATTCCTAATCGTATCATTGAGTTGTGAGTTATCGGTTGTCAGTTGCCGGTTGTGAGTTGTCAGTTGTGAGTTGCCAGTAGAAAGTCTTTGCACCTAACAACTGGAAACTCACAACCGGCAACTGACAACTCACAACTCTCCACTGGCAACTGATTTACGTGGTAGCCCAGGCCCGGTCGCCTTTTTTGTAGGGCACACAGCCGTCGTACCGGCCGGGAACAGGCAGGTAGCGCAGGGCCTTGGTGCTGCCCACTTCGGAGGTGAAGTAACCCAGCAGGGTCAGCTCCTTTATCATCCGGAAGTAGTGGTTGGGCGCTTCCCGGGTTTTAGTTTGGCTGTACTGCTTCTGCTCGGCATCAAGGGCCGTGAGCAGGGCCGTGCGCTGGGCGGGGGCCAGCTCCATAAAGCCTTTGCCGTTTTTCTGCTGGCTGGCCTGCTCCAGCTGGGTCAGGCCTTTCAGGAAAATCTGCTGATCGGCGGGCTTGTAGCAGTCCTTTACCATCACGGCCATGAAAGAGCCCACGTCGGCGGCTTTGGCGCCGGGCGTTTTGGTAGTGGGCAGAATGGTTTCACCTACTTCATTGAGGTAGGCCACCTGGCCCTGGCTGAGGAAGGGCTTTTCCGGCTTTCTGGCTTTGGCGGTGCCGCTCTTTTCCTTCTCGGCCTCCGGGGAGGAGCAGCTGGTCAGGAAATAGTCGCCGCCGATGAGGGTGCCACCCATGATGAGGGCTACGCGGGCTACTGCGTCTCTTCTGTTCATAGGGGTAGGGAGTTACACGTTTTGCTTTTTCAGCTCGCCCACGGCGTGGTCCACGGCGCGGGCCGTGAGGGCCATGTAGGTGAGGGAGGGGTTCTGGCAGGCCGCCGACGTCATGCAAGCGCCGTCGGTTACGTACACGTTGGGAGCGTCCCAAACCTGATTGTGCTTGTTGAGCACTGAGGTTTTCGGGTCGCGGCCCATGCGGGCGGTGCCCATCTCATGAATGCCGCCGCCCATGTTGTAGCCATTGTTGTAGGTCTTCACGTTTTTGAGGCCCGCTTTTTCCAGCATTTCCTGGGCGTCCTGCATCATATCGATGCGCATTTTCTGCTCGTTGTCCCGAATGCTGGCGTCCATGGCCAGTACGGGCAGCCCCCACTTATCCTTCTTGGTTTTATCGAGGAAGACGCGGTTATCGTGGTAGGGCAGGGTTTCGCCGAAGGCTCCCAGCCCCATGGTCCACTGGCCCGGCTCGGTGAGGGCGTCCTTGAAATCACCGCCCAGACTCATCTCCGCAATTTCCCGGCTCCAGCCCTCTCGGCCGGCCCCGCCCTGGTAGCCGAAGCCCCGGATATAGTCGCGCTTGTCGCCAAACAGGTTGCGGAAGCGGGGCACGTAAATGCCGTTGGCCCGGCGTCCGTACACGTATTGGTCCTCGTAGCCCGGCATTTCGCCATGAGCCCCCGCCCGGAAGTGGTGGTCCATGAGGTTGTGGCCTAGCTCGCCGCTGCTGCTGCCCAGCCCCTCGGGCCACACGTCAGTGGCAGAATTCATCAGCACCCAGGCCGAGTTGAGGGTAGAGGCGTTCAGGAAGATAATCTTGGCGAAATACTCGTAGGTCTGGTTGGTTTCCGCATCGAGCACCTCTACCCCCTTAGCCCGCTTGGTATCCTTGTCGTAGAGGATTTTGGTGACGATGGAAAACGGCCGCAGGGTGAGGTTGCCGGTAGCCACCGCCGCCGGCAAGCTGGCCGACTGCGTGCTGAAGTAGGCCCCGAACGGGCAGCCCAGCCAGCACTTGTTGCGGTACTGGCAGTTGGTGCGGTTGTTATGGGCTTTGGTGATGTTGGCCGTGCGGCCAATGACCATGTGGCGGTCTTTGAAGTTCTTTTTGATGCGGGCGGCCACGTCCTTTTCCACGCAGTTCATTTCCATAGGCGGCATAAAGTCGCCGTCGGGGAGCTGGGGCAGCCCGTCGCGGTTGCCGCTGATACCGGCAAACTTCTCTACGCGGCTATACCACGGGGCCAGGTCCTGGTAGCGGATGGGCCAGTCCACGGCAACGCCGTCCTTGGCGTTGGCCTCAAAGTCGTAGTCGCTCCAGCGGTACGATTGGCGCCCCCACATCAGGGAGCGGCCGCCCACCTGGTAGCCCCGGAACCAGTCGAAAGGCTTCACCTCCACGTAAGGGCTTTCCTTTTCATCTACCCAGAAATCGAGGTTGCTCTCGTTCAGGGTGTAGTCGCGGCCCAACACGGGGTAGTCGGCTATCATCTGCTGGGTTTTGCCGCCGCGGTGGGGTAGCTCCCAGGGCGCCTTATTGGCATTCACGTAGTCCTTAATGTGCTCTACGTTGCGGCCACGCTCCAGCATAATGGTCTTGAGGCCTTTCTCCGTCAGCTCTTTAGCGGCCATGCCGCCCGAAATGCCGGACCCGATGACAATGGCATCGTAGGTGTTTTTTTCCATAAAACGGGTGGGATTAATCGGTTGCCGGTTATCAGTTCTGAGTTGCCGGTTGCCAGTTGCGAGTTGTCAATGAGAAAGGAGGGTAGGCAGAAGGGCCTGAGCACCGGCAACTCACCCATAACAACTGGTAACTCACAACCGGCAACTCACAACTACACCAGGGTGCGCTTGATGTGGGCAATGCTTTTCTGGATGCTGTCGAAGGGAGAGCCGGGTGTCTGGTCCTGCTCCACGAAGAAGTACTTCAGGCCCGCCGTGTTGGCCTGGGCGAAGATGCGCTTGAAGTCGATGACGCCGCTGCCCACCTCCGTGAAGTCGCGCTTAGGCGTGTTGTCCATGTCCTTGACGTGCCAGAGCGGGAAGCGGCCGGAGTGCTTCTGAAACAAAGCCACCGGGTCCTGGCCCGCCTTGGTGGCCCAGTACAGGTCCAGCTCCATTTTCAGCAGATCTTTATCGGTGGCGCTCAGCAGCACATCGAAGGGCATCTGGCCTTCCAGAGGCATAAACTCGAAGTCGTGGTTGTGGTAGCAGAGCTGGATGCCGGCTTTCTTGCACCGCTCCCCGGCCTTGTTGAGGCGGTCGGCCAGCAGCTTGTAGTGGTCGAGGTTGCCCCGCTCAGCTTCCGAGAGGTAGGCGCAGACCATGTACTTCACGCCGGCTTGGGCTGCGTCGTCCACGGCTTTGTCCCAGCCGTGCAGCATAGTGCCTTGCACAGGCTGGCCTTTGTCCTGCTCCTCGCCGAGGCGGTAATGGCTGCTGGGCATAATCAACCCGGTTTGCTTGAGCTGCTTGGCGAAGGCCGCTGGCTCCATGCCATAAAACTTCTGGCTGCCCGTGTAAGTGGCGCCCTCCACGGAGGTATAGCCCAGCTTCGCGATGCGGGCCAGGGTGCCGGCCGGGTCTTTCTGCATGGCCTCACGCACGGTGTAAAGCTGCAGACCGATGTAGGATTTGGGGACAGGGTTGGCGGCCGAAAGCAGGGTAGGCGACACCAGGGCCCCGGCCGAAAGCAGGGCAGCCGACTTCAGGAAGTCGCGGCGGGAGGTTGACATAACGGAAGGAGGTAGGATGGGAGAGGCAGTAGGGACGTGGCCGGACCCGTTGAAAAAGGGAATCAACCCCCGGCCGCCCCTGAAAGGAGGGGCTTGTCGTTGCCAATGTATCGTTCCTTCCCGTGAGAATCCAAGCCCTGGCAAGCACTACATTATCAGGCAAATGCCGCCTTGTGCACCCAGTTATACACTTAGCGCACACGCAATGTGAGGCCCTTTTTCAGCTGCAGGCCGAAATCCGGCGGCTGAGCGGTAGGTGGGTTGTCACGTAAAAAACACCAGGTTATCCGACACTATTCCGCGCCTAAATCAACACGCCCGCACTGTTTTCTGGCAAATACCTTGAGTAGCGTATCGTCCGTAGGCAAAGTCCTGCTTAGCGGCTCTCCGGGAAAGCCCTGCCCGGCGGCCCTACTTGTGAGCGGCTGGTAAACACAGAACCCTCTGTTGCCGGCTTGGTTAAGCCGGCAACAGAGGGTTCCAAAGGGTATGCGTGGGGCGCTTACTGCTGATCCTGACGCTTTTTCAGCTCTTCGTGGGTTTTCTGCGACTGGGCATATTGGCGCTCTACTTCCTGGCGCAGCTCGCCGGTCAGGCTCTGGCTGCTGAGGGCGTCCTCGTAGGCTTTCAGGGCCCACTCTTCGCCGTAAATGTTGGCGCCCAGAATGGCCTTTTCATCGGAGCCAGTAATGGCGGCTTTGGCGTCCATCCAGCGGCGGTAGAGCTTGCCTTTTACCGTGGTGCCGGTCTGGCGGCCGCCGCCCAGCTCGCGGAGGTGGGCGTTCAACTCGTTGGCGAAGCGCTGGCTCTGGCTAACCAGTTGCTTGTAGTAGCCACGCTGCTGCGGGTCCTGGCTTTCGTCCACGGCGCGCTGGTAGCCTTCAATCCGGTCGTTGACGAAGTATAGCAGCTCGTTGAGCGTGGAGGCTTCATCGGGCTGGCTGCTGGCAGCTTGCTTGTTGCGGGTGGTAAAATACACGGCGCCGGCCGCGAGCAGAGCCCCGCCCACAATTTTCTGGGTGGTGCTAAGCTTGGAAAAGCTCTTGCCGACCTGGCCGAGCAGGCTGGCTACGTTGTCTTTGCCCAGAAGCTGCTGAGCCTGGCCGAGCAGGGAGTTATCGGAGCTGGCGGAGTTGGCAGAGGAAGAAGCGGAGTTGGTTTGAGGCTGGTTCATGCAGGGGAAAGTAAATAGTGAAACTGTTGCTGCCGTTACGGTTACTAAAAGCGGTTCGTTACTCTGGTTTTACTTTTTCCTGTTATTCTACTATTGCATCGGTATTCCGCTTTAGCCTCAGGTCTGCTGGCCTATCATGCTTTCAACCGGCAAAAGCCCTCAGGACAAGTCCAAAAAAGAGCGGCACCCTGGTCAGAGTGCCGCTCAGAGCTGGTTAAATCAGCTTATCAGGGGTAATGGGCAATTCCCGGATGCGTTTGCCGGTGGCGTTGAACACGGCGTTGGCAATGGCCGGGGCCACGCCGATAATGGCAATTTCGCCGATGCCTTTCGTGCCCAGGGCATTCACGTACGGGTCCGGTTGGTTTACGAAAGCAACCTCCACAGCCGGCGAGTCGGCGTGCACGGGTACGTGGTAGTCGGCGAAGTCTTTGGTAACGTAGCGGCCAAACCGGTCATCCATGCGGGCGTGCTCCATCAGGGCCATGCCGATGCCGCCCACGGCGCCGCCTTTCATCTGGTTACCGGCGGTTTTCTCGTTTACAATAGTACCCGCATCGGCGCAGGAAACCAGCTTGCTCACCCGCACCTCGCCCGTAAGCTGGTGCACGCGCACCTCGGCAAAGTGCACCGAGAAGGAGTACATAGAGTACTTCTGGCCCTCGCCGC is a genomic window containing:
- a CDS encoding nucleoside permease — protein: MNATTRIKLSIMMFLEFFIWGAWFVTLGTYLLRNLSASGTQVGVAFLTQSIGAIVAPFIIGLIADRFFSAQKILGVLHLAGALLLWRASTAPDFSSFYPNILTYMVLYMPTLALVNSIAFRQMQNPQKEFATIRVLGTLGWIVAGLTIGWLNWEQSGSLQSTFLMAAGASALLGVFSFTLPATPPVKRGQSTSLGDMLGLDAIGLLKNRSYLIFFLASIAICIPLAFYYGFTNPFLNEVGMKGAAGVQSLGQVSELLFMLLIPVFFSRLGVKKMLAIGMVAWVLRYVFFAYGNGESSYWMLIAGIVLHGICYDFFFVTGQIYTDNLAGERFKSSAQGFITLATYGVGMLIGTLLSGRIFDAYQLSATSHDWRMIWLIPAGIAGVVVVLFLLLFRDRPQAQATEAAAYDDADTTSALASAAN
- a CDS encoding c-type cytochrome gives rise to the protein MKNAFLLLSFCAALASCGSESDKTAGKGKEEYTLADSEETLNTDSTTGSNVTAVAHQPQIDTNATKIGTAPTGGAVARGAKLIEGADCTGCHRENDKLLGPAYKAVAEKYPNTPANVKMLAQKVIQGGKGNWGDIAMTPHPGLSEADAEEMTRYILSLK
- a CDS encoding sugar phosphate isomerase/epimerase, whose product is MKTIKGPAIFLAQFISDEPPFNSLESICQWASSLGFKGVQLPTLDKRFIDLQLAAESQTYADELKGKVQAAGLEITELSTHLQGQLVAVNPAYDQLFDGFAPEALRGNPAARQEWAVQQLKYAAKASQNLGLTAHATFSGALLWPMVYPWPQRPASIVETGFTELARRWLPILNTFDECGVDVCYEVHAGEDLHDGISYEMFLEKVRQHPRACLLYDPSHFVLQCLDYLEYIDIYHERIRAFHVKDAEFNPTGRQGVYGGYQSWVDRAGRFRSLGDGQVDFKAVFSKMAQYDFPGWAVLEWECALKHPEDGAREGAAFIQNHIIRVTDKAFDDFAAAGTDEARNRQLLGL
- a CDS encoding Gfo/Idh/MocA family protein, whose product is MIRLGMIGGGQGAFIGAVHRHAAALDGLYELVAGAFSSNPETSKASGHLLGLPPERVYISYEELIQQEKQRPEAERVQVISIVTPNHLHFAPAKLALENGFHVVLDKPMTFSLAEARELEQVAAASGCRFCLTHTYTGYPMVKEARQLVASGELGTIRKAYVEYPQGWLSTFEEGGANKQASWRTDPARSGVAGAMGDIGTHAFNLLEYVTGLTVTQLCADINTVVPGRQLDDDGAVLLRLTGGASGVLVATQVAAGEENNLRLRVYGEKGGLEWQQADANTLLVKWLDRPTEIRRTGAGYTSSYARHNTRTPAGHPEGYLEAFANLYRNFALSLQADLSGTLAPPEALDYPGIAEGVRGMAFIENVIASGRSDQKWTEFTV
- a CDS encoding gluconate 2-dehydrogenase subunit 3 family protein, which produces MNRRDAVARVALIMGGTLIGGDYFLTSCSSPEAEKEKSGTAKARKPEKPFLSQGQVAYLNEVGETILPTTKTPGAKAADVGSFMAVMVKDCYKPADQQIFLKGLTQLEQASQQKNGKGFMELAPAQRTALLTALDAEQKQYSQTKTREAPNHYFRMIKELTLLGYFTSEVGSTKALRYLPVPGRYDGCVPYKKGDRAWATT
- a CDS encoding GMC oxidoreductase gives rise to the protein MEKNTYDAIVIGSGISGGMAAKELTEKGLKTIMLERGRNVEHIKDYVNANKAPWELPHRGGKTQQMIADYPVLGRDYTLNESNLDFWVDEKESPYVEVKPFDWFRGYQVGGRSLMWGRQSYRWSDYDFEANAKDGVAVDWPIRYQDLAPWYSRVEKFAGISGNRDGLPQLPDGDFMPPMEMNCVEKDVAARIKKNFKDRHMVIGRTANITKAHNNRTNCQYRNKCWLGCPFGAYFSTQSASLPAAVATGNLTLRPFSIVTKILYDKDTKRAKGVEVLDAETNQTYEYFAKIIFLNASTLNSAWVLMNSATDVWPEGLGSSSGELGHNLMDHHFRAGAHGEMPGYEDQYVYGRRANGIYVPRFRNLFGDKRDYIRGFGYQGGAGREGWSREIAEMSLGGDFKDALTEPGQWTMGLGAFGETLPYHDNRVFLDKTKKDKWGLPVLAMDASIRDNEQKMRIDMMQDAQEMLEKAGLKNVKTYNNGYNMGGGIHEMGTARMGRDPKTSVLNKHNQVWDAPNVYVTDGACMTSAACQNPSLTYMALTARAVDHAVGELKKQNV
- a CDS encoding sugar phosphate isomerase/epimerase yields the protein MSTSRRDFLKSAALLSAGALVSPTLLSAANPVPKSYIGLQLYTVREAMQKDPAGTLARIAKLGYTSVEGATYTGSQKFYGMEPAAFAKQLKQTGLIMPSSHYRLGEEQDKGQPVQGTMLHGWDKAVDDAAQAGVKYMVCAYLSEAERGNLDHYKLLADRLNKAGERCKKAGIQLCYHNHDFEFMPLEGQMPFDVLLSATDKDLLKMELDLYWATKAGQDPVALFQKHSGRFPLWHVKDMDNTPKRDFTEVGSGVIDFKRIFAQANTAGLKYFFVEQDQTPGSPFDSIQKSIAHIKRTLV
- a CDS encoding PA2169 family four-helix-bundle protein, with protein sequence MNQPQTNSASSSANSASSDNSLLGQAQQLLGKDNVASLLGQVGKSFSKLSTTQKIVGGALLAAGAVYFTTRNKQAASSQPDEASTLNELLYFVNDRIEGYQRAVDESQDPQQRGYYKQLVSQSQRFANELNAHLRELGGGRQTGTTVKGKLYRRWMDAKAAITGSDEKAILGANIYGEEWALKAYEDALSSQSLTGELRQEVERQYAQSQKTHEELKKRQDQQ